A DNA window from Prevotella intermedia ATCC 25611 = DSM 20706 contains the following coding sequences:
- a CDS encoding CinA family protein encodes MEFESRILSRQIGDLLYASGYTLGTAESCTGGRVSETIIAIPGASNYFKGGIVSYTDEVKTQLLGVSAETLQEHTAVSEEVARQMVSGAIKALQVDYAISVTGTAGPSGGTAEAPIGTVWIGYGDKDEVRTFKLTEDFGRDINLAIATNKAIRLMLDFLKEKLEGNNAADDSNADAIPSMEP; translated from the coding sequence ATGGAATTTGAAAGCAGAATATTATCACGCCAAATTGGCGACCTACTCTACGCATCGGGCTACACGCTCGGAACAGCCGAAAGCTGCACAGGCGGCCGTGTAAGCGAAACTATTATCGCCATTCCTGGTGCATCGAACTATTTCAAGGGTGGCATTGTGTCGTACACCGACGAAGTTAAAACACAGCTGCTTGGCGTTTCTGCCGAGACTTTGCAGGAGCATACAGCCGTCAGCGAAGAAGTGGCACGACAGATGGTGAGCGGTGCCATCAAGGCTTTGCAGGTGGACTATGCCATTTCCGTAACAGGAACAGCAGGCCCCAGCGGTGGCACAGCCGAAGCACCCATCGGCACAGTATGGATTGGCTACGGCGACAAAGACGAGGTTAGAACGTTTAAACTCACCGAAGACTTCGGACGCGACATCAATCTTGCCATTGCCACCAACAAGGCTATCCGCTTGATGCTCGACTTCCTGAAAGAGAAGCTCGAAGGCAACAACGCCGCAGACGACAGCAATGCGGACGCAATACCAAGTATGGAACCCTAA
- the rd gene encoding rubredoxin → MKKYECETCGYVYDPEVGDPDGGIAPGTAFEDIPDDWVCPLCGVTKDDFFVVED, encoded by the coding sequence ATGAAGAAATACGAATGTGAAACTTGTGGTTACGTTTACGACCCAGAAGTAGGCGACCCAGACGGAGGCATTGCTCCAGGTACAGCTTTTGAAGATATTCCAGACGATTGGGTATGCCCACTCTGCGGAGTAACAAAAGATGACTTCTTTGTAGTAGAAGACTAA